A region of Maridesulfovibrio sp. DNA encodes the following proteins:
- the metC gene encoding cystathionine beta-lyase produces the protein MKDISTRLVNAGKAEALQIINTINPPLHRASTVIFDSYSDMLKANKGEFEGIEYGTCGLSAQKAFEVAMLELEGAHGCRAFQSGIAAIAMVLMAYTKQGDHILICDNVYGPTRRFCDGFLAKYGVETEYLSSDAGVGIAGYIRENTKLLFMESPGSNTFEIQDISAITAECRAKGVVSVIDNTWATPLYFNPFKHGVDVSIQSCTKYITGHSDILLGTVSTNEQSWAAFNKCCGLFEVYAAQEDCYQGLRGLRTLKVRLKAHEESALEVAKWLEKHDMVESVIHPALESHPQHELWKKYYNGSSGLFAFTLKEEYENIDHSLFVDNLALFGLGYSWGGYKSLITGGKFRRTNPFGYEGKTIFRLNIGLEDVEDLKADLAQGLERLKV, from the coding sequence ATGAAAGATATTTCCACCAGGCTGGTCAATGCAGGTAAAGCTGAGGCGCTGCAAATTATAAATACCATTAATCCTCCCCTGCACCGGGCTTCCACGGTTATTTTTGATTCCTATTCCGATATGCTGAAAGCGAATAAGGGTGAGTTTGAGGGCATAGAATACGGAACCTGCGGACTAAGCGCACAGAAGGCTTTTGAAGTCGCCATGTTGGAGCTGGAAGGGGCGCACGGCTGCAGGGCATTTCAGTCCGGAATTGCCGCAATCGCTATGGTCCTTATGGCTTATACAAAACAGGGAGACCATATCCTGATTTGTGATAATGTATATGGCCCGACACGTCGTTTCTGTGATGGCTTTCTCGCAAAATACGGTGTTGAAACAGAATATTTATCTTCTGACGCAGGCGTGGGGATTGCCGGATATATTCGCGAAAACACAAAGCTGCTTTTTATGGAATCCCCCGGATCCAACACTTTTGAGATTCAGGATATCTCTGCCATTACAGCAGAATGCCGTGCAAAAGGAGTTGTTTCGGTAATTGATAACACATGGGCTACCCCTTTGTATTTCAATCCTTTTAAGCACGGTGTGGATGTATCCATCCAGTCCTGCACCAAGTATATAACCGGGCATTCGGATATCCTGCTGGGCACGGTTTCCACAAATGAACAGAGCTGGGCGGCTTTTAACAAGTGTTGCGGTCTTTTTGAAGTATATGCAGCGCAGGAAGATTGCTATCAAGGGTTGCGCGGTTTACGGACTCTGAAGGTTCGGCTGAAGGCGCATGAAGAGTCCGCTCTTGAGGTTGCCAAGTGGCTTGAAAAGCATGACATGGTAGAATCGGTCATCCATCCGGCTCTCGAAAGTCACCCCCAGCATGAGCTTTGGAAAAAGTATTATAATGGTTCGAGCGGCCTTTTTGCTTTCACTCTCAAGGAAGAGTACGAGAATATTGATCATTCTCTATTTGTGGATAATCTGGCCCTCTTCGGTCTCGGTTACAGCTGGGGAGGTTATAAGAGTTTGATTACCGGAGGAAAATTCCGGCGCACAAATCCTTTCGGTTACGAGGGCAAAACCATATTCCGCCTCAATATCGGGCTGGAAGATGTTGAAGATTTAAAGGCTGATCTAGCTCAGGGGCTGGAGAGGTTGAAAGTTTGA